A single window of Paenibacillus sp. FSL H8-0537 DNA harbors:
- a CDS encoding substrate-binding domain-containing protein yields the protein MRKSMFVSLFAGCLIILFFTLTSMIKVFSSNLIEPALTSEQHNSYRLVLITSELDTPFWAKVENGAMAAAERYGASLEVWGTYGSNRDDFLKNIEVAIVSKVDGIIVQGLDTDEFKSLTKVKAASSGIPIITVANDVPMNESLRRTYVGSDHLEAGSMIARQLVSDMGFAGRVVLMVSDRQEYFQRSRLTGILNVLKPYPQIETLIVAAGDSRVDVASATNKLLNEAPNVDAFVAVSANHAGSIIQEISKRKQVEPFYIYSFDDSPETLTLMQQGKIDALIAQSPEAMGEESVTHMIKWLTGEQVPLNPDGYFTDIKVLRAGETR from the coding sequence TTGCGCAAATCGATGTTCGTCAGCTTGTTTGCTGGATGTTTGATTATTTTGTTTTTCACGCTAACCTCGATGATAAAGGTGTTCTCCTCCAATTTAATTGAGCCTGCGCTTACATCGGAGCAGCATAACAGCTACCGGCTCGTACTCATTACAAGCGAGCTGGATACTCCGTTTTGGGCGAAGGTGGAGAATGGGGCTATGGCAGCAGCCGAGCGCTATGGTGCAAGCTTGGAGGTATGGGGCACCTACGGCTCGAATCGCGATGATTTTCTGAAAAATATTGAGGTTGCAATTGTATCGAAGGTAGATGGCATTATTGTGCAGGGACTGGATACGGATGAATTCAAAAGCTTGACCAAGGTGAAGGCCGCAAGCAGCGGCATTCCGATTATTACCGTCGCAAACGATGTTCCGATGAATGAGAGCCTGCGCCGGACCTATGTCGGCTCTGATCATTTGGAAGCAGGCAGCATGATCGCGCGCCAGCTGGTGTCGGATATGGGCTTCGCGGGCAGAGTGGTGCTGATGGTCTCGGACCGTCAGGAATATTTCCAGCGCTCGCGCCTGACGGGCATTTTAAATGTGCTGAAGCCGTATCCCCAGATCGAAACGCTGATCGTTGCGGCAGGCGATTCGCGTGTGGATGTGGCCAGCGCTACGAATAAGCTGCTGAACGAGGCTCCTAACGTGGATGCCTTTGTTGCCGTGTCTGCGAATCATGCAGGCTCTATTATTCAGGAAATTAGCAAACGGAAGCAGGTCGAGCCATTTTACATCTATTCTTTCGATGATTCGCCAGAAACGTTGACCTTGATGCAGCAGGGCAAAATTGATGCGTTAATCGCACAGTCCCCGGAGGCGATGGGAGAGGAAAGCGTCACCCATATGATCAAGTGGCTGACTGGCGAGCAGGTGCCGCTAAACCCTGACGGTTATTTTACGGACATCAAGGTACTGCGGGCAGGGGAAACACGATGA
- a CDS encoding sugar ABC transporter permease, translated as MNQETVFNQTKTKRRPNWFKFDARAYTMIGALLSIWVLFSLLHERFLSPTNISNLFLQMSVTSILAIGMVLVIVAGQIDLSVGSLVGLTGGIAAILNVWYEWNTFPVIIATMAIGAAIGFIQGWIIAYRAVPAFIVTLGGMLIFRGILFGTTGSVTIAPLTPSMKAIGQSYLGDLIGWIFGIAALAVAGYLVMRKRSARAKFGFDVEPFAVSVLRLGVIGVLVIGFVYLMNSYKGIPVPFVMVIVLALIFTFISKNTTFGRQVYAIGGNAEAARLSGINIKRRILLVFVLCNTLAAIAALVLTARLNAATMSSGQNYELDAIAACVIGGTSLMGGTGTIVGAIIGALVMASLDNGMSLMNLESFWQYIVKGGILILAVYVDIYSRQRKKV; from the coding sequence ATGAATCAAGAAACCGTATTCAACCAAACGAAAACAAAGCGGCGTCCGAATTGGTTTAAATTTGATGCCCGTGCCTATACGATGATTGGAGCGCTATTGTCCATATGGGTGTTGTTTTCATTGCTGCATGAGCGCTTCTTGTCGCCAACGAATATTTCGAATTTATTTTTGCAAATGTCGGTAACGTCTATTCTGGCTATCGGGATGGTTCTCGTTATCGTTGCCGGTCAGATTGATTTGTCTGTTGGCTCACTTGTGGGGTTGACCGGGGGCATCGCAGCGATCCTGAATGTATGGTACGAATGGAATACATTTCCGGTCATTATAGCCACTATGGCCATCGGTGCTGCAATCGGCTTCATCCAGGGCTGGATCATTGCTTACCGGGCTGTTCCGGCGTTTATCGTCACCTTAGGCGGGATGCTTATCTTCCGGGGCATTTTGTTTGGGACGACAGGAAGTGTGACGATTGCTCCGCTGACGCCTTCCATGAAAGCGATCGGACAATCTTATTTAGGCGATTTAATTGGCTGGATTTTTGGCATTGCCGCTTTGGCGGTGGCTGGTTATTTGGTCATGCGCAAACGGTCGGCTAGAGCGAAATTCGGGTTCGATGTCGAGCCCTTTGCGGTAAGTGTGCTGCGTTTGGGTGTCATTGGTGTGCTTGTCATCGGCTTCGTGTATTTGATGAACAGCTATAAGGGCATTCCTGTTCCCTTCGTAATGGTCATCGTACTGGCACTCATTTTCACGTTCATTTCGAAGAATACGACGTTCGGACGTCAAGTCTATGCTATCGGCGGAAATGCCGAGGCAGCGCGTCTATCAGGCATCAATATCAAGCGGCGCATTCTGCTGGTATTCGTTCTCTGTAATACGTTAGCTGCGATCGCTGCGCTTGTTCTGACAGCCCGACTGAATGCGGCAACGATGAGCTCCGGGCAAAACTACGAGCTGGATGCCATTGCGGCATGCGTGATCGGGGGAACAAGCCTGATGGGTGGTACCGGAACCATCGTAGGAGCTATTATTGGGGCGCTCGTCATGGCGAGCTTGGACAACGGCATGAGTTTAATGAATTTAGAGTCCTTTTGGCAGTATATCGTCAAAGGCGGCATTCTCATTCTCGCGGTGTACGTGGACATTTATTCGAGGCAGCGGAAGAAGGTTTAA
- a CDS encoding response regulator, translating to MLKLLIVDDEQVEREGLQAILHKGFPTCEFKQARNGAKAIELASEWQPDLILMDIKMPGVNGIEAIERISVFLPDAKFIMVTAYDTFDYACKAIKLGVKDYLLKPSKASEIIAVIGKVIDEILQEKTILEQRLLDEEKLRKMMPLVESDVVMQLLFDHIHEVHIDDMLQLLGGEITSEAFVMLLMLPSEGAAEALYSTLKAKVREVGKGWVGAMSGRQIPIIVFREAAKTFRAQAASLVQQLLLLQRSAGGDFFIGIGNCYAGLGNVRLSYQEALLASANTKQPAKHQFYGEMDREDTFGSGYQDKETERQFVDRIRLGQWPEVRKMIMGLIDRCDQNQASLTETGQYVLERLWLIARVAMEMGIEIEKPLFSFQVRQYQQLRAETEGLLSKMMSTLEVHQANVQPDAVGRMKQYIIEHSEKEISLEMMANRIGLSPFYMSKMFKDQEGINYIDFLTECRIEKAKKLMADPERSLKEITFEVGYNDPNYFSKVFKKVCGTSPTDYRRAIIGSKR from the coding sequence ATGCTTAAACTATTAATTGTGGATGACGAACAGGTAGAACGCGAAGGCTTGCAGGCGATTTTGCACAAGGGCTTTCCTACCTGTGAATTTAAGCAAGCGAGAAATGGCGCAAAAGCGATTGAGCTGGCAAGCGAGTGGCAGCCGGACCTTATTCTGATGGATATTAAAATGCCAGGCGTAAACGGAATTGAAGCCATTGAGCGGATATCGGTCTTTTTGCCAGATGCAAAATTTATTATGGTAACGGCATACGACACATTTGATTATGCCTGTAAGGCGATTAAGCTGGGGGTTAAGGATTATTTGCTCAAGCCTAGCAAGGCGAGTGAAATTATAGCCGTTATCGGCAAGGTTATCGATGAAATTCTGCAGGAAAAAACCATACTGGAGCAGCGTTTGCTTGACGAGGAGAAGCTGCGGAAGATGATGCCGCTAGTGGAATCGGATGTTGTAATGCAGCTGCTGTTCGACCATATCCATGAAGTACATATTGATGACATGCTTCAGCTTCTAGGAGGAGAGATTACAAGTGAGGCATTCGTCATGCTCTTGATGCTGCCCAGCGAAGGAGCGGCAGAAGCGCTCTATAGCACATTGAAAGCAAAGGTGAGAGAGGTAGGAAAAGGCTGGGTAGGGGCCATGTCGGGCCGTCAAATTCCGATTATCGTGTTCCGCGAGGCGGCCAAAACATTCCGCGCGCAGGCGGCATCGCTCGTGCAGCAGCTTCTTCTGCTGCAGCGTTCCGCTGGTGGAGACTTTTTCATAGGCATAGGCAACTGCTACGCGGGACTTGGCAATGTTCGGTTATCCTACCAGGAAGCACTGCTTGCAAGCGCCAATACGAAGCAGCCCGCCAAGCATCAATTTTATGGAGAGATGGATAGGGAAGACACTTTCGGAAGCGGTTATCAGGACAAAGAAACAGAGAGGCAGTTCGTCGACCGAATTCGTTTAGGGCAGTGGCCGGAGGTGCGGAAAATGATTATGGGCTTAATTGACCGCTGTGACCAGAATCAGGCCTCCCTGACGGAAACGGGGCAATATGTACTGGAGCGGTTATGGCTCATCGCCCGTGTGGCTATGGAAATGGGAATTGAGATTGAGAAGCCGTTATTTTCCTTTCAAGTACGGCAGTATCAGCAGCTGCGCGCCGAAACCGAGGGTTTGCTCAGCAAGATGATGTCTACGCTTGAAGTCCATCAAGCAAATGTACAGCCCGATGCGGTAGGTCGAATGAAGCAGTACATTATAGAACATTCCGAGAAAGAGATTTCACTGGAGATGATGGCGAATCGAATAGGGCTGAGTCCCTTTTATATGAGTAAAATGTTCAAGGATCAGGAGGGCATCAACTATATCGATTTTCTCACCGAGTGCAGAATTGAGAAAGCGAAGAAGCTGATGGCTGACCCGGAACGCAGCTTAAAGGAGATCACGTTTGAAGTGGGCTATAACGATCCCAATTATTTCAGCAAGGTGTTCAAAAAGGTGTGCGGCACATCCCCAACCGATTACCGGCGGGCGATTATAGGCAGTAAGCGATGA
- a CDS encoding GNAT family N-acetyltransferase codes for MEQIIIQPVTTENWEEAIEISVSEEQRNFVPSVIESLAYAYIKPWDEALDPFVQSINGKIIGFFYISYTPHSSDNYWIGGFQIDQKHQWKGYGKKAMVAIIKFIRECHPNCRLISLTVAQENLIAQNLYEGIGFIRGHRSNQDGEIIYTMQLNSTVFIS; via the coding sequence ATGGAACAAATCATTATCCAACCAGTGACCACCGAAAATTGGGAAGAAGCTATTGAGATTTCTGTCAGTGAGGAACAGAGGAACTTCGTTCCGTCAGTGATTGAGTCACTCGCGTATGCCTATATCAAACCGTGGGATGAAGCGTTAGACCCGTTTGTCCAATCCATAAATGGAAAAATCATTGGGTTCTTTTATATTTCGTACACGCCCCACAGTTCTGATAATTACTGGATCGGCGGATTTCAAATTGACCAAAAGCACCAATGGAAAGGCTACGGAAAAAAAGCAATGGTTGCAATCATTAAGTTTATAAGGGAATGTCATCCGAATTGCAGATTAATTTCCTTAACCGTGGCACAAGAGAATCTTATTGCACAGAATTTGTATGAGGGAATAGGTTTTATCAGAGGACACCGTTCGAACCAGGATGGGGAGATTATCTATACCATGCAACTAAACTCAACGGTATTCATTTCATAA
- a CDS encoding GNAT family protein codes for MKEAFLAPKVPLFLFGFEELDLHKIHAAAMSKNPASSSVMKKVGMKYEGTFLQHYLKWDNYEDIDYYGLLREDYLNGLKAQP; via the coding sequence ATGAAAGAAGCCTTTCTGGCGCCGAAAGTGCCGCTTTTCCTTTTTGGCTTCGAAGAGCTTGACCTTCACAAAATTCATGCGGCAGCGATGAGCAAAAACCCCGCTTCCTCGAGCGTCATGAAAAAAGTGGGAATGAAGTATGAGGGCACGTTTCTACAGCATTATTTGAAATGGGATAACTACGAGGATATTGACTATTACGGCCTATTGCGCGAGGACTATTTGAACGGATTAAAAGCTCAACCATAG
- a CDS encoding GNAT family N-acetyltransferase, which yields MTNIKLHKITKEFESECTQLSVSSQQLDLVASNGNSLLHAANEPTSVPYGIFSEGMMVGFILFDNEIYKDGYYWILRFMIDERFQRKGYGKAAIEQVIKMLSARVDCKQIRVSHIPHNITANKLYKDLGFVETGELEGNGDIILAYFM from the coding sequence TTGACTAATATTAAATTACATAAAATTACAAAAGAGTTCGAAAGCGAGTGTACTCAATTAAGCGTGAGCAGCCAACAGCTTGACCTGGTCGCAAGTAATGGAAATTCACTGTTACATGCAGCTAATGAACCTACATCTGTTCCATACGGCATTTTTTCTGAAGGAATGATGGTCGGGTTTATACTTTTTGATAATGAAATATATAAAGACGGTTATTATTGGATTCTGAGATTTATGATTGACGAGAGATTTCAGAGAAAGGGTTATGGAAAAGCAGCGATTGAACAAGTAATTAAGATGCTCAGTGCCAGGGTGGACTGTAAACAAATCAGGGTATCACATATCCCACACAATATAACCGCAAATAAACTTTATAAGGATTTAGGGTTCGTAGAAACGGGAGAGTTGGAAGGAAACGGGGATATTATTTTGGCTTATTTTATGTGA
- a CDS encoding HAD hydrolase family protein has protein sequence MDLDGTLLNSKKQISKRNLFALQKVKAEDKNRQFTPSLVA, from the coding sequence TTGGATTTGGATGGTACTCTTCTAAATTCAAAAAAACAAATATCTAAAAGAAATTTGTTTGCTTTGCAGAAGGTGAAAGCTGAAGATAAAAATCGTCAGTTTACTCCCAGTTTGGTGGCATGA
- the xylF gene encoding D-xylose ABC transporter substrate-binding protein, producing MGKRLTRGGVVSIALALILVLSACSGGNGNGKEGSGSGTKETTGKANNAKSGDEKLVIGFSLDTLQEERWQRDRDLFIAAAEALGAKVEVQAANSDDAKQISQAENLISQGVDVLVVVPHNAEATAAIVEKAHAAGIKVLAYDRLIKNSDLDLYISFDNEKVGEMQAEAIVKLAPKGKFVYIGGSETDNNAHLFKKGAFNILQPLIDSGDIQVVFDQWTKDWNPANALTNMENALTANDNKVDAVVAANDGTAGGVIQALAAQGISGKIPVSGQDAELAAAQRIVEGTQTMTVYKPIKDLAEKAAELAVKLAKGENVGADKSVNNGKIDVPSVLLDPVAVDKTNIDATVIADGFHSKEDVYKNMK from the coding sequence ATGGGGAAACGTTTGACAAGAGGCGGGGTTGTATCCATTGCATTAGCTTTGATTCTTGTTCTGTCAGCTTGCTCGGGCGGCAACGGCAACGGAAAAGAAGGTTCTGGATCAGGCACGAAAGAAACGACCGGGAAGGCGAACAATGCCAAGTCAGGGGATGAAAAGCTGGTCATTGGCTTCTCGCTGGATACGCTTCAAGAGGAACGCTGGCAGCGTGACCGCGATTTGTTCATTGCGGCAGCCGAGGCACTGGGCGCGAAGGTAGAAGTACAGGCAGCGAATAGCGATGACGCAAAGCAAATCTCGCAAGCGGAAAATTTGATCAGCCAAGGCGTCGACGTGCTGGTCGTTGTTCCTCATAATGCGGAAGCTACCGCTGCTATCGTAGAAAAAGCCCATGCTGCAGGCATTAAAGTGCTGGCGTATGACCGCTTGATCAAAAACTCCGACCTCGATCTGTATATCTCATTTGATAACGAAAAAGTAGGTGAAATGCAGGCTGAGGCTATCGTGAAGCTAGCGCCAAAAGGAAAATTCGTTTACATTGGCGGCTCGGAAACCGACAATAATGCTCATTTGTTCAAAAAAGGCGCGTTTAATATTTTGCAGCCGCTTATTGACAGCGGTGACATTCAGGTTGTCTTCGACCAATGGACGAAGGATTGGAATCCGGCGAACGCACTTACGAATATGGAGAATGCGCTTACAGCAAACGATAATAAAGTCGACGCCGTTGTTGCGGCAAATGACGGTACGGCAGGCGGTGTTATCCAGGCACTGGCCGCTCAAGGGATCTCTGGCAAAATTCCAGTATCCGGCCAAGACGCCGAGCTTGCGGCAGCACAGCGTATCGTTGAAGGCACACAAACGATGACGGTTTACAAGCCGATCAAGGATTTAGCTGAGAAAGCGGCCGAGTTAGCGGTGAAGCTTGCCAAAGGCGAGAACGTTGGCGCGGATAAATCGGTCAATAATGGTAAAATCGATGTGCCTTCGGTCTTGCTTGATCCCGTTGCTGTCGACAAAACGAATATCGATGCGACAGTGATTGCGGACGGCTTCCATTCCAAAGAAGATGTATACAAAAACATGAAATAG
- a CDS encoding xylose ABC transporter ATP-binding protein, whose translation MTAALEMRNITKQFPGVKALNDVTFSVKKGEVHALCGENGAGKSTLMKVLSGLYPHGTYDGQIMINGEEKRFGKIKDAEEAGIAIIYQELALVKELSIGENLFLGKEPAVFGIINWERVFKESGRWLKEVGLHDVNPEHPIGALGIGKQQQIEIAKALSKRANILILDEPTAALTEQEVEILLGILREFKKRDVTCIYISHKLNEVFAIADTVTVLRDGQTVGTYPIAEVNEDKVISLMVGRELKERFPRMAAIPGEVVLKVTDYTVMNPERQGKKVIDNLSFELRKGEILGIAGLMGAGRTELVMSLFGSYGGQNQGTIEIEGKPVKLKNTQQAIKAGLALVSEDRKKYGLVLGMDIKSNVSLASLGAISSGGILRPNEEIAAGNQYLRSLRVKANSVETIVGTLSGGNQQKVVLGKWLMTVPKILILDEPTRGIDVGAKFEIYSIMNELIGQGVSIIMVSSELPELLGMSHRIMVIAEGKYMGEFAAEEATQEMIMTAATGGKGR comes from the coding sequence ATGACGGCTGCATTAGAGATGCGCAACATTACAAAGCAATTTCCAGGCGTTAAGGCGTTGAACGACGTAACCTTTTCGGTGAAAAAAGGCGAGGTGCATGCGTTATGCGGCGAGAACGGCGCTGGCAAGTCCACTTTGATGAAGGTGCTTAGCGGGCTTTATCCGCATGGCACCTACGATGGGCAAATCATGATTAACGGCGAAGAGAAGCGCTTCGGCAAAATTAAAGATGCGGAAGAAGCGGGCATCGCTATCATCTATCAAGAGCTTGCCCTTGTGAAGGAGCTGTCGATCGGCGAAAACTTGTTCCTCGGCAAGGAGCCCGCAGTCTTTGGCATCATCAACTGGGAGCGGGTGTTCAAAGAAAGCGGGCGGTGGCTGAAAGAGGTTGGCCTGCATGACGTAAATCCGGAGCATCCGATTGGTGCGCTCGGGATCGGAAAGCAGCAGCAGATTGAGATCGCCAAAGCACTGTCCAAGCGGGCAAACATCCTGATTTTAGATGAGCCGACAGCAGCATTGACGGAGCAGGAGGTCGAGATACTGCTCGGCATTTTGCGGGAGTTCAAGAAACGGGACGTTACCTGTATTTATATCTCCCATAAGCTTAATGAGGTGTTTGCAATCGCGGATACGGTAACGGTGCTCCGTGACGGGCAGACGGTGGGCACCTATCCGATCGCCGAAGTCAACGAGGATAAAGTTATTTCGCTTATGGTAGGACGAGAGCTGAAGGAGCGCTTTCCTAGAATGGCGGCGATTCCAGGCGAGGTCGTGTTGAAGGTAACAGACTATACCGTTATGAATCCCGAGCGTCAGGGGAAGAAGGTCATTGACAATCTTAGCTTTGAGCTGCGCAAGGGTGAGATTCTAGGTATTGCCGGGTTGATGGGGGCGGGCAGAACGGAGCTTGTCATGAGCTTGTTTGGCTCCTATGGCGGTCAAAACCAAGGGACGATCGAAATTGAGGGAAAGCCAGTCAAGCTCAAAAATACCCAGCAAGCGATCAAGGCAGGCTTGGCGCTTGTATCGGAGGACCGGAAAAAATATGGTCTTGTGCTTGGCATGGATATCAAGAGCAACGTGAGCTTAGCGAGTCTTGGCGCGATTTCCTCTGGCGGCATTCTTCGCCCGAATGAAGAAATAGCGGCAGGCAATCAATATTTGCGCTCGCTGCGCGTGAAGGCGAACTCGGTGGAGACGATTGTAGGCACATTAAGCGGAGGCAATCAACAAAAAGTGGTGCTCGGCAAATGGCTGATGACGGTTCCGAAAATATTGATTTTGGATGAGCCGACACGCGGGATTGACGTAGGCGCCAAATTCGAAATATATAGCATTATGAATGAATTGATCGGCCAGGGCGTTTCCATCATTATGGTATCCTCGGAGCTGCCGGAGCTGCTTGGCATGAGCCACCGAATTATGGTTATTGCGGAGGGCAAGTATATGGGGGAGTTTGCCGCTGAGGAAGCGACACAGGAAATGATCATGACGGCTGCCACAGGAGGAAAAGGACGATGA
- a CDS encoding histidine kinase — protein sequence MNSIQRKILTMSVIVLSIMVLIWVVLTYYNQKTQAQYNDILQRYLRMNEVTDHSHQTIIALNDYMQKPSAFKLSKLDQNKKNMLMAKLQTVTLRNKDNAFTLTSYINMIDSLIASADLTVMFLGQGNAEQSSEKFEEATRIDKYIAETTITLIDKEVRTYDAFYRGIIEQSTELKRLGAWLLSLITIILLLFTYWFSLSITRPIQKLTVAAKELSRGRFDKPIEVHSNDEISFLAKTFDRMRVNINNLISEIQQKAQLESELQQSKLLLKESQLISLQSQINPHFLFNTLDTLSKKAYLDGSEETSDLIASVAGLLRYNLRRLDRAVTLEEELSVALKYIEIQSARFTDRLRFEQEVDESCLQLKLPCLTLQPIIENAVIHAVEPLEDGGSITLRIYERGQCVWIEIEDDGAGMTAEKVNHILMEGGNADGLGHSTGIGFSNVVKRLRLFVGAEDVISIDSEPGCGTKVTIKIPLAGSEG from the coding sequence ATGAACAGCATACAGCGAAAAATTTTGACAATGTCGGTTATTGTACTGTCCATTATGGTTTTGATTTGGGTCGTGCTCACTTACTATAATCAGAAAACACAAGCGCAATATAATGATATTCTTCAGCGCTATTTGCGCATGAATGAAGTAACTGATCACAGCCACCAGACGATTATTGCTTTAAATGACTATATGCAAAAGCCATCTGCGTTTAAGCTGAGCAAGCTTGACCAGAACAAAAAAAACATGCTGATGGCAAAGCTGCAGACGGTCACGCTGCGTAATAAAGACAACGCTTTTACCCTGACGAGCTATATCAATATGATTGATAGCCTGATCGCTTCAGCGGATTTGACGGTTATGTTTCTCGGACAAGGAAACGCGGAGCAATCGTCTGAGAAGTTCGAGGAGGCAACCCGCATTGACAAATATATTGCCGAGACGACGATTACCCTGATTGACAAAGAGGTGCGGACGTACGATGCGTTTTACCGCGGCATTATTGAGCAAAGCACAGAGCTAAAACGGCTTGGCGCTTGGCTGCTCTCCTTAATTACGATTATATTATTGCTGTTTACCTACTGGTTTTCCCTCAGCATTACCCGGCCGATTCAGAAGCTGACGGTGGCCGCCAAGGAGCTATCGCGCGGGCGATTCGACAAACCGATTGAAGTACACTCCAACGACGAAATTTCATTCCTCGCGAAGACGTTTGACCGTATGCGCGTAAATATCAACAATTTAATCTCCGAGATTCAACAGAAGGCTCAGCTTGAGAGTGAGCTGCAGCAAAGCAAGCTGCTCCTGAAGGAAAGCCAGCTGATCAGCCTGCAAAGCCAGATTAACCCCCACTTCTTGTTTAACACCCTAGATACCCTCTCTAAGAAAGCTTATCTCGATGGTTCTGAAGAAACAAGCGATTTAATTGCAAGCGTCGCTGGCTTACTGCGCTATAATTTGCGCCGTCTGGACCGGGCGGTAACGCTTGAGGAAGAACTGTCGGTTGCTTTGAAATATATCGAGATTCAAAGTGCGCGCTTCACCGATCGGCTTCGATTTGAGCAGGAGGTCGATGAGAGCTGCCTTCAGCTCAAGCTTCCCTGCCTTACGCTTCAGCCCATTATTGAAAACGCGGTAATTCATGCCGTAGAGCCGCTTGAGGATGGGGGGAGCATAACGCTTCGCATTTATGAAAGAGGGCAATGCGTTTGGATTGAAATTGAGGATGACGGAGCTGGCATGACGGCTGAGAAGGTGAACCATATTTTGATGGAGGGCGGCAACGCCGATGGTCTGGGGCACTCTACGGGAATAGGCTTCAGCAACGTGGTTAAGCGGCTGCGGCTGTTCGTCGGCGCTGAGGATGTCATTTCCATTGACAGTGAACCCGGCTGCGGAACCAAGGTAACGATAAAAATACCATTGGCGGGGAGCGAAGGCTAG
- a CDS encoding aminoglycoside 6-adenylyltransferase, translating into MQFAYSDEKVRAVILNGSRVNPNVTKDIFCDYDLIFVVAEPRYYMDHQDWNGTFGELIMMQQNGY; encoded by the coding sequence TTGCAATTTGCTTATTCGGATGAGAAGGTAAGGGCCGTTATCCTGAATGGATCGCGAGTAAACCCGAATGTGACGAAGGATATCTTTTGCGATTATGATCTAATATTTGTTGTTGCCGAGCCAAGATATTATATGGATCATCAGGATTGGAATGGAACGTTTGGAGAATTGATTATGATGCAGCAGAACGGATATTAA
- a CDS encoding DUF4259 domain-containing protein → MGSWGTASLESDEGLDVLDALSKFAVDRQSFKLKELLAHYRELGFLAEDPEEEDFLYDNSAIALAEIVCAYIENGKTQYEALSGLKEIVWETEDLLELKQLVQQVLDNKGGERELYELWEGNQDWINHMENVVRILSEQV, encoded by the coding sequence ATGGGATCATGGGGAACGGCATCGCTGGAAAGCGATGAAGGACTTGACGTACTTGATGCTTTAAGCAAATTTGCAGTGGACCGCCAGTCTTTTAAGTTGAAGGAGCTTTTAGCTCATTATAGAGAGCTCGGATTCCTTGCGGAAGATCCGGAAGAGGAGGATTTCCTTTATGATAATTCGGCTATTGCTTTGGCTGAAATTGTGTGCGCCTATATCGAAAACGGCAAGACACAGTACGAGGCTCTGAGTGGTTTGAAGGAGATCGTCTGGGAAACGGAGGATCTGCTCGAGTTGAAACAATTGGTTCAGCAGGTGCTGGATAATAAAGGCGGAGAACGCGAGCTGTATGAACTGTGGGAAGGAAATCAGGACTGGATTAACCATATGGAAAATGTAGTTCGTATTTTATCAGAGCAGGTTTAA